GCAGTCGCCGTATCCTGGCCCTTATTTAATATGTATAATCAAGTCCGCTGCTTTGATCAATAATACCCATATGTAAATCGGTATCAACCAGCTGCTAATTAACTAATCTTACCAAACGTAGTGTTGTGGTCGCGAAAAGTTCTGGCCCGGCACGTTATCCTTGGGACTCCCAAagctttttttctcacgtgacCACGCATGTGGCCGGCACTGTGAGAATAAGCACGTAACTGGCTGTCTTACAAGAGTTATCCAGGTAGTagctttttcttcacgatTAGAACCGCAGAGGGAAGCAATCCTGATTACACAAGGAAAAGCTAGTTAGACAGCAAATTATTTGTGCGCCTCCTCACCGGCCTCCTTCAAGGACAGATCCATATCACTTTCAGTAAATAACTTTGACGGGAATGCTGTTGCAAGAGAGTGATTTTCTAGACCCTTCTCAGATTCCACGTAGGTAAGAACCGCTCTAAGAGTATCAGTTGCGGCAAAATTATTCCGTAAAGTAGATCCATCTGGCAGTCGAATCTTGATGCAAATCGTTGATACTTAATCAAGCAGAAATTAAAGCAAAGACGGTACCTGTAGACGGCATTCTCTATATTCTTTCAATTTCTGTACCTGCAAAAAAGGATACTACTGtctctcttttaattaaacatgaGAAGAGCTGGGCAATCAAGTCACGCTGCCCAAATGATATAGGAATTATGCTAACCCAATGTGGTGCGGGATATATCAGGGAGAAGAACTTAGCAACGAGGCCTCCTTCTCAATATGATAACGCACCTGTGAAGGGTTTGGTTTTGCTAAAGATGTCGGTGCAGgtgcagcagcagaagaagcagCACTCTTAGCAAACTGCTAGGAAAAAATACAGCCCATCATCTCCACGTTTGATTCCACTCCTGCCTTATTTTGTCGTTCCAAACGATCACGTGCTATTTGCTCTTTCACTTTTTGCCTAACATACATTGATCATAGAGCAAAACGCAATAGCGAGGAATTACTTAGcaattctctcttcttctttttctcgacgtTTCAGATCGGCGATCTTCTTTGCCTCTCGCATTTCCATTCTAAAAATCATCATCAAGAAAAGAGTAAAAATTTGGCTAGTCACTTATTTCCATACCTCTGCTTTGCTTCAACCATTTCTCTTCCGCCTTTTCGTCtagatttttctttctcaagaGCTTCCTtcgcaaaaaataaataagacAAGTTCATGCAATAACAAATAATCCccactttcttttctttctccaatCGTGCTTGGCGTTTCTCTTTGATCAACTTTTGCAGTCTGCATGTTCATTGCAAGTAAatcagaaaataaaaatgtgTCCAACCACAACTTTTCTTGCTgctccttcttttcctcttcagtCAAAGGCTTTACCTCCTCGGTAGATTCAGAAAATTGAGTGTGACCCGTGCGAGTAGCGTGGCTCTGTGCAAATGAACAATCTTTTCCATGATGACGACTATTGAAAACAAGTCATTTACCTGAGCTTGAGCTTCGCTCTTCAACAATTTACCACACCTTAGTCAAAGATCTTACTAAAGagcaataaataaataaataaataacgttTCTTACTGATCGCATTTAATAGAAAGAGCTTCCAAGTCCTTGCTTGCAGAACCACCACCTTCCCCACTACCTTCCCCGCCTTcacctacaaaaaaattacagaggcACACAAAAGCGCTATTCCACAGTACCTGGACCATCACTTAGAACGTGGCCTTGACTAATTGGTGTGTCAATGTCAGGATCCTCAGAGTGTTCCAAAAGCCTTGAAAAACGTATTTTTCGCTAATGATCAATTGCAGCGTGGTGAACCATACCAATCCATGGCTTGCTGAACTCCCTTATGGTTTGTCTTCACCAGTGCTTTCTCTCTAAACATATTCgtatcaataataataattacaTAGCcataatcaaattaattgatAA
This sequence is a window from Oscarella lobularis chromosome 7, ooOscLobu1.1, whole genome shotgun sequence. Protein-coding genes within it:
- the LOC136188748 gene encoding UBX domain-containing protein 1-B-like isoform X2, with product MSSPVDQLVEMGFPPNRAEKALVKTNHKGVQQAMDWLLEHSEDPDIDTPISQGHVLSDGPGEGGEGSGEGGGSASKDLEALSIKCDQCGKLLKSEAQAQSHATRTGHTQFSESTEEVKPLTEEEKKEQQEKLQKLIKEKRQARLEKEKKEALEKEKSRRKGGREMVEAKQRMEMREAKKIADLKRREKEEERIAKQKVKEQIARDRLERQNKFAKSAASSAAAPAPTSLAKPNPSQVQKLKEYRECRLQIRLPDGSTLRNNFAATDTLRAVLTYVESEKGLENHSLATAFPSKLFTESDMDLSLKEAGLLPSAVLIVKKKLLPG
- the LOC136188748 gene encoding UBX domain-containing protein 1-B-like isoform X1; the encoded protein is MSSPVDQLVEMGFPPNRAEKALVKTNHKGVQQAMDWLLEHSEDPDIDTPISQGHVLSDGPGEGGEGSGEGGGSASKDLEALSIKCDQCGKLLKSEAQAQSHATRTGHTQFSESTEEVKPLTEEEKKEQQEKLQKLIKEKRQARLEKEKKEALEKEKSRRKGGREMVEAKQRMEMREAKKIADLKRREKEEERIAKQKVKEQIARDRLERQNKQFAKSAASSAAAPAPTSLAKPNPSQVQKLKEYRECRLQIRLPDGSTLRNNFAATDTLRAVLTYVESEKGLENHSLATAFPSKLFTESDMDLSLKEAGLLPSAVLIVKKKLLPG